From the genome of Chanodichthys erythropterus isolate Z2021 chromosome 17, ASM2448905v1, whole genome shotgun sequence:
TTTGTATATGTGTTTTTTGCAGCATATATGTCCCTTATAATATTCTGTTAGAACATATAAGAATCACATATGTTTTTAACAAAACTTTTCAATATGGGAATTAACAGGCAAGCCAAATCAGAAGATCAAGCCTGCTCAATCGTTTCCTATTCCTGCTGTCAGTCCACCATTTGAGCATCTGATTATTGACTGTGTAGGCCCATTGCCTAAATCAAAATCGGGTAGTATTTATTTGCTCACTGTTATGTGTGCCTTGACTCTGTACCCTGCGGCCTATCCCCTCCGTACGATCACTGCAAAATCAGTGGTGAAAACCTTGACTCGGTTCATTTCCGTTTTTGGTATTGCAAAGATTGTGCAAAGTGATCAAAGTAATAATTTTACCTCTCACTTGTTTTCTCAGGTCTTGAAGCTGTTGCACATTAAGCACAATAAAGCTAGTGCTTATCATGCCCAAAGCCAGGGGGCTTTGGAGCGTTTCCATCAGATGCTTAAGTCCTTACTGCGGGCATATTGTATGGAGATGGAAGCTAATTGGGAGGAGGGATTGCTGTGGTTGATATTGTCAGCGCATGAGGTATGGCAGGAAAGTACTGGATTCAGTCCCAATGACTTGGTGTTTGGGCACACCATTCAGGGACCACTGGCGGTGCTTCATGATAACTGGACTGAGAATACACCACCtaaaaatttgttaaaaaaagttatgtgaATTAATTTAAGCGTAGGTTGTATGAAGCAGGTAAGATGGCAAAAGAAAATTGAATTCTTCACAGTAGCATATGAAGTCACTTTATGATAGGCGAGCTGAGAAATGACAATTTTTGTCAGGCAATCAGGTGTTGGCTCTATTACCTGTGGAAGGCTCACTGTTTCAAGCTCAGTATACTGGTCCTTTTGTAGTAGTAAAACAAGTAACTGATTTAAACTATCTGATTGCCACTCCAGATAGAAGGAAGTCAACACAGTTATGTCACATAAATCTGTTGAAGCCCTATTACTGCCGTTCTCACAAAGCGTAAGATGCCAAGACTGAGGTAAAACCTGTACTGGTCGTTGAGAGTACTGCATCTGCTCCTTTGGAAGAGGGAGTTGATGAAGGAGTTTCTTTTCCAGAGGATACGGTACTGTTGGGTCGTCTTAAATTCAGAGACTCTTaaaaatttgcataaaatgtTAGACCATTTACCGGAGAGTAAACATGCTGACTTGATTGCTCTTATTAACCGCTATGTCTCTTTGTTTGGAGATGTACCTTCACGTATGCACTGGTTGGAGCACGATATTGATGTTGGGGATGCTGAGCCCATTCGCCAACATTTATATTGGGTGTCTCAGAATAAACTCCTGCATCCTAAGGTTGAGGTTCAGTATATGCTTGATCACGACATTGCACGGCCTTCATTTTCTAGTTGGGCATCTCCCTCCCTGCCTGCTTGTTAATAAGTCTGATGGAACTTATCGGTTTTGCACTGactatcaaaaataaataaagtgactAAACCAGACTCATTTCCACTACCTCGTATTGAGGATTGCGTTGATTGAGTTGGGTTCGATCTGCTTAAGGGCTATTGGCAGGTTCCACTGACCCAAACGAGCTCAGGAAATCTCCTCCATTACATCTGAAGGGTTATTCTCTTATAATGTTATGAGTTTTGGCCTCAGGAATGCACCTGCATGTGCCTGGTTTTTAGTGATTCATGGGAGCAGCACTTGAGTCGTATTGCGGACCTCTTTTCACGTTTTAAAGAGGCCGGTCTTACAGTGAATCTGGCCAAATGTGAGTTCGCTCAAGCAACCGTGACTTACTTAGGTAAGGTTGTTGGATGGGTGTGTGCAGCCAGTTCAGCACAAGGTTGAGGCCATTGACCAGTTTCCGTCTCCTACCACCAAGAAGGAGTTGATGCGATTCCTGGGGTTAGTGGGTTATTACAGGGGTTTttgtaggatttttttttctgttgtagcCCCACTCACGGATTtgcttaacactctgaggtctgagggtatCGCCGGTGATACTACCgtgtttttttcttaccagtgtgaaagagactcaaaatactccgtcaatgttgcacatacaattaagagttatacaccattttaatctgtggaatatcttcttttatttgtgtacactcagagcaacaacaaaatgttgtgctttttgtaaaataaagaaaactaacatgatgcatgatctctcgtctccctctgaacaaagtccaatctgatagttctcaggaaatgaactgtaacttagtaaatacgaatgacaaaaaaattaaacttatgtctaaagaaacattgaaatgtcagggtttaaatcgtgcaagtcaaatcgaaaacaaacattttgtgtttatgtaatctgtatgaaaagagagccatgtcagaagtcagtgattcagctcattatctactaatgcggccacgcccacggagcgagtgctattcagacgcaaattcagaggcaatacatgcatacatcgtctcaatcgtgtatttattgtcttgaaaagtgtttatctggatgttaaagccatggttagcgaactctagaagacatgcagttagttcctggttcttcttcttctttatatggatttgtggcctaaaggtgcacagagcgcccttcGGCTTCAAGTATGAATtatatccagcactcatagtgatgatatatagaataaatatagaataaatattactcctctgtatagaaatttgacataaacatataagaatccatcaatatttctccaaatgtgcatgctttaagctaaaagcctatatgaaataccatagaggtaacataattgttcagacactttgcatcacagaaatacattatattttaaagaatataatagaataccattattttaaattgagctgagacatgattacagagggttttttcacaccctacctgactgaaaggcctcattaatataaatttttatttatttatttattttttgtttgttttttgtgtgtgtgattttgtaTTTGTGATTATTTTTAAAGGTTGCCTTGTTTAAATCTGGCTGGGGGACTACTGATGAAAATGAGCACTTTTGAGCTAACTCAGGtacatttacattgttttaatgtttattaatgtacattgtcccctttcaaataaataaataaataaaataaaataaataaatgcaagtcatttcaggtcattattattagattcttttgtcttctcaggtgtaaattgcccattattcatgatcattcacgcctccatgcatactgtgttacttgacaaaaagtgacttacaaaaactaaatcaatatattgttttatatgaaggagtaggcagcataattttttacataattctgaagcaaaaactctagtctacaacctccaatacccagaagtcttatgaacacagatttaatatactttttttggcattatttcagtgacttaagttttttgttttttcaataaccacgcataaacattattcctcacatattatggtagcctagtttgtgttgaatacagtgtaatgacacttgtgtcattaatgtgtttatgaacaaatgaaaaaagcacaaatgtcagggcatgtcaaaacttctccaggccccaaatgagcctcagactccagagggttcaGGCAAAAGTGGCTTTTGTCTGGTCTTCTCTGTCTGTCAGGAAGCCTTTGAGGCAGCTAAATCGTTACTCGTTTCCGCTTCTGTGTTGGCAGCTCCCGGTTTCGATCGCCCTTTTAGGTTGTGTGTAGATGCTAGCAACGTGGGTGTGGAAGCAGTTTTGTTACAGGTCGATGATGCAGGCATTCACCGCCAAGTTAgctatttttcaaaaaaattctcCTCTTATCAGTTAAACTATTCTGTAGTTGAGAAGGAGGCTTTAGCTTTGATTTGGGCCCTGCAAAATTTTGAGGTGTATGTGGGTTCTATGATCTATGACCACAACCCGCttgtttatttacattcttTGTGGTGCCCAAATCAGCGTTTGACCCGCTGGTGCCTCTTTCTACAATCCTATGCCCTTGATGTCAGACACATTAAAGGCACTGACAATGTGGTGGCTGACACATTGTCTAGAGCTCCATATTCCTCTTAGCTGTTGACATGTTCTGTTTTGCTCTCTTTGTCTCTCTTAAAATTGCTTCTACAGGGCCCGTAGCTGCTGAAGACATTGGGAGTATGACAGAGTGGTGTGAGTTATCTGGTAAAGGTTTGGGTgtcattaaacattattaattgGACACCCTTTTCTATGGGGGAGGGTGTTATGAAAAAAACCTGGGTGGTCTATTATACAGGTGACACCATCCACCTGTACACATCTGTGCATTACCTGTTTGACAGAAAGGACATATTAGTACTTGGTAAAGGCTACAACATAAAGATGaatatgtgtttttttcttcagaaactAAGATGAAGTAGGATTTTACCTGTGGTATGTCTTTACAACATACATTCTCCCTGGGACTGAATCTGGAGCAGTTGCCACACGAACACCtgttataaaattacaaaatgatGAGCGTTTTTAGATTACTTTGCAACGTGAGATAGAATTACAGTCTGAGGTAGAATTTAGTTTCCGCTAAAATATATGATTTTATATACTATTCTGGCATTCATGTGCAAGATAAACTTTCAATTCGATAAAtacatgttttactttacataaaTAATGAAAGTACAAAAAACATACCAGTGCGAGATGACTTCTATATGTGCTTCATCAGGTTCATCTTCACTTTGATACTTTCAACGTTGATactggagggccattgtcctgcagagtttagctccatccctgaaaaaaacactcacctgcctgtaactTTAGTAATCCAGGAGACATTGATTAGCTTCAGGTGTGTtcaattagggttggagctaaactctgcaggacaatgcCCCTCCAGGATCAACGTTCCCCACCCCTGCTTTAAGGGAAGGTGGCAGAGCAGCCATTTGGGAAATTCTGTAGCCAGAAGACCACCATGCAGTGTTGTGTCagtgtcttaaagggttagttcaccaaaacttgacattaatttattaaattgtcattaaatactcaccctcatgtcactccacacccataagacctttgtttatcttcggaacacaaattaagatatttttgatgaaatccgagaacTGTCTGTCtcttccatagacagcaatttaaccaccactgtcaaggtccagaaaggcagtaaagacattgttaatatagtccacgtgactacggttcaaccttaattttatgaagcgatgtgaatactttttgtgtgcaaaatcaaatcaaaacaaaacaaacaactttattcaactttatatttactattacagctctaagtttaactaatcgtgaaaagtgttgcattacatttagatctatggcattatatttagatcatggcttgaaaggttgcagtgatgaacattgtatTTGATCACAGACAATGTTGAGCatatgaaagcagtgatctcgtcattgcaactcaatttctgtacattaacaaatgctttcatcttcactaacagtgcaaacacgaTATAACTAaaagatttgttgaataaaacgggagtcactgataaacttgcACTGTTTGTGTTACGATCACCGTCAGTTCCTGTCAtttcctggactacattccccataatcctctctgccaatcacctgcactcactccaccaatcactacactaatcaccacacccagctgccatgcattacctggactataaaagactcacacactcatcacctgatcgcgaagtcttgttttcacttgtgtaacatttctgagcgtttccctgtATCCTGTCTGCCTATCTGTTCTTGATCCTGTCTGGTTACCCGTTTATGATTCCTTACTACATACCTctggactgtttattgtttcctggactgtgaatgatatctgcctgccttgatctactgcctgtaccctgacaacgattctgcctagcccttgctgttcctgtttgctcctgcttagaccctgcctgtacgaccacgcttacttttgtaataaagcttgcaaatggatctctgcctcagtccggCTTTGTTACAGTTTGATTGAGCGCGCGCTGTTCCAACGATTACAAAGTGAGCTTTCTTTgagctttctttatataatttaatcaccgttaaataacagattattttcatcctaatAAGAGAAACAACGCAAGGTgacgtttagtcactggtttgatttactgacacaccgacaaagaacatctgactgtacatgaatcattaatatcagatcaggcattagaattaacacagttacttacatgttgttgcgTTACTGCTGAGTCTATTGCTTGGTAGCTCGATCCGGTTTAGCACCGCATGTGTTACTTATGCGCAATTCGGTGGGCGGGGCTATTTACTTTTGTAAATCCTGTCGTTTTCTGGATCTGGTgtcaattaaagcttttattggactaacaaggacgttttcagctctaaaacttacaggatattcttatagtatgatgacctcttatatgtcaaaagctcaaggaaaatttgatttctcatgtcatgatcCCTTTAAACTGTCTTTTTAGTTGTCAGTCTATCATTGTAGAGCAATGCAACAACAAATATGAACATATGAATCTGAATCTGTCTGTAACTTACACTGGTGTGATTTTGTGCATTCTTATGTCTCTTATTTGGGAAGTAACAGCAAGGCAAAAGCTAATTCATGACTATGAAATAAATTAGTTGCCTATTTTTGACCATGTATTGCCCTGTGAACctgcatgaaaaatatgtttgACATATACCAAACTACATGTAAATGTTTTCCATTACAGCAGTGCCATTACATTTTTTAGCCTACTCCATAGCATGAAAAAAaggtttattaaatattaaattaaaaagtttGTATTAACTACTGCAATTAGTACTGTAATGTTGATGacaataattttatttacaGGTGTGCATATTGAAAAGATAAATCGAAAACAAATCTTTGTGAATCTTTAAAAAGAAATCTTTAAGGATTGCTGTAAGTGGGGGGAAAGGGCCTTGGCACTCTAGACAAACGAAGACTACCTTCATTTTTGGTTTGCTCATGGAGTCCCAATGGTACCACCTACTGCAGCTGTCACATTTGTTACGTCTTgagactttattttatttgtcatttgttctgtgtgtttttgtggtgtttttctttctttttgttttctctATATGTCTACGGCTACCATTCTGAAGGAGGTAATTGGGTTCACCTGTTGCTGATTTACTGCCCATTCACCTCAGATCCACTGATTGGCTGCAACCAGGTGAAAGCCAGCATATAAAGCCAGCACTGTCTCACAGCAAGCTAAAAGGGAGAGGGTTACAGACTGTAGCTTGCCACATGGACTTTTTTTCTCTTGGCCCAGGTAACTGCAGTTTTTGGTCAATGACAAGTGTTAATAATTGGGGCAGCTGTGAATGTAGTTGAAGACTTATAGGCTTTTTTTGTTCAGAATTTAAGTTTTCTtttaaagccgagttcagactggacaattttagccccgattttggcttgcggacaggttttgagaaattgCCAACAAATGCCCGAAaccacaggcaaatcggtgcttgttcacgcgagtgacaatcacgcagtgtgaatgagcaaagacgcgatctgagagaatcgctgACGAGTCACCgacgcccgtgagatatttggcctgctgtgtgaaaagtgttctgactgaaaactacatcggcgattaCTGACAGCCAATGTGAGAGCAAGATatagagcagcggggagttcgggaggagttatagaccactctcagtgcagaacacacaatccttgttccttgcgtctccccaaccatttccttctccatattcttcttttctttttcttgtttttgctgcaaatcagcgcacaggcaattcgtattgcaagcttcttgcgggctaccatttttaataatcccagtctcacgtgagaactcCTGTCTTGCACACGTGATATcgtgttgtttccttgtcacatctcgtgtgtgtttggttgtgaaacattGTTTGCATGCCAGACAGAGTTATCGGcaattcttcctattgtaaagtaatgcagtgtgaaaccttctgtcgccgatccatcgtgcagtttgaacacagcagcgactgaatgctggccaagatagtcatgcagtgtgaaaagaacagtgacccaaCTGTTGAGAAatgcataagaaaaaaaaactatgctgaggacatctgctggtcaaAAGCTTGCTATTGTAAAATctagttttcttttttacacAAATTCATCATCATTCCTCTTATTGTGTATATTCTACATGTatgaattacatttattattatttaaaaatatgaattaaggCAGAAGAAAATATAATTTGCAGATGTTGGACATGTAAATATTAGATACGCATCTTATTCACAAGTCTGAAGaataaacaattaaacaaaGTAATGTACTTTTTCATTCCCTTGAAGTATTTCACATTATATAAAATACGCCTTAAATATGCCTTAAAATTTATGAGGGTGAGCTCTATGGGATTACAGTAGTGCACAGACTCTTGGGGACACAGCATGGTGTATTTAAAGACCATGATATGTGTCTACCTTTCATTTCACGCTAAGATGTAAGACAAGGCATTaactggaagaaaaaaaaaaaagaatttcagGAAGAAATTATGATTTCTGTTATTACCGTAAAGGGGtagaatgttatatttattgtttattccTCAATCTTCTGCCAACTTAAGAAAGCATTCAGTTTGGACTTGTTTCCCCTCTCGCTTTCAATAGCCTGTTTGTGTAGATTAAATCACAGTAAAAACAAAGGCTCAGAATTAAGGTAAATTTAAATGTTGCATATTGATAGGAATACATTCAGCCAAATTgaataactattattattgttgGTGGTGGTTTTGTAAAGTTTATTGCAATTCTTCTTGAAAACCATAATGATGAATGGCATCTGAAAATACCAATACCATTAGAGATATATTTGTTTTCACACCCATTGTTGTATGCAGGGAAACTTGATTAACTATGTTCATTTCTTTCAGTTTCATCAACATAATTTGAAGATAATACTCTTGAGTGTAAAGACATTTTACAGCATGAAGGACCTTTCTGCAGAAAATATTTCTTTCACAGACTTCAAACTCATTGGTTTTTACAGCCTAGGAGAATGGAGGCCTTTTTTATTTGTCCCTTTCTTTCTGATGTTTTTATTGGCTATCACAGCAAATTCTATTCTGATATATTTAATTACCTCTCAAAAATCTTTGCATTCCCCAATGTATGTACTAATTGGTCTTATGGCAGTTGTAGACTTGATATTGCCTATATTTTTTGTACCTAACATGCTTCTGAACTTTTTGTTTAATTGGAGTGGGATATCTTTGACTGGTTGTTTGATACAAATGTTTTTCCTTCATTTTGTTGGAACATTTCAGTCCACTTTGCTTTTGTGGATGGCACTGGATCGTTACTTTGCAATATGCAAACCTCTTTATTATCACAAATATATGGAGATCCCTAACTTTCTAAAGTATGTTGCTGTCCCATTAATCAGAAATGTAATCCTGGTGGTCATTACGGTCTCTCTGGCtggaaaattgtcattttgtgtGACAAATTCAATCGACCACTGTTTCTGTGAACACATGGCATTAGTTCAGTTAGCATGTGGAGATATATCCATTAATAACATTGCAGGACTTTTGACTGCTTTCCTTATACCAACTGCAGATTTTATTCTTATCAATGTTTCTTACATTCTGATTTTTACCTCTGTGTTCAAATCTGGCAAAACTAAAACGAAGGCCTTAAACACCTGCGTTACACACTTCATTGTTATGTCATTTACTTTGACTTTTGCCTTGATTGCATTCTTGTCATACAGAATAAGAAATAATTTTTCTCCCAGTAGTCGTGTATTTGTGAGCACAATGTACTTACTTTTTccaagttgttttaacccaattaTCTATGGAGTGAGAACAAAAGAAATAAGACAAGCATTTCTAAAGTTCATAAAAACTGCAAAGGTCTTAGCCttgcaatgaaataaataaacatggaTGCTACTCTCAAAAATGGTAACTCTGTCACTTTAATGGAAGAAATGAAACAACAGCATatgaaaaaacagcatttagaAAGGGATTTCTATTTTAACTGTAAAAGTGTAATTCCGATTCAGGTTGATAACATTTATAGAACTGTTCAGACCCCCAGACAGTGAAAGTCTTTTCAGTGGCATTTCTAGTTTTTAAAACATCAAGGACTAAAGGACACGATctgcatttattatattttatgccATGGGGCTCCTGAATGCTTGATTATCATTGGTTGACAAGGTGTGCAATTTTCCAGTAAAAGCATAGCAATGGATTGATTTCAGATCTGCATAAAAGCTCCATGTGTAGCGACTGAACCACTCTGACACAACATTATTCATTATATGTAATGAATAGTCCAACAGATCCCTCAACCAACAACAAAACTAGGTGCCAAGGTGTCTGTGAACAACCCCCAAAAGCAGACCAGCCCTCTGGTTACCATTGTACCAAAGGCACATCATGATGTGGAGAGAGGTTGCCACAAGCACAGGCCATAGGAAAGACAGACTGGAGACATACTGATATCACATGACATTTTTTATAATTCTAAAATGACCAGTGTAGCTATGTTGCTTCACATTGAAAATAACCTAATACTGTGCATCAGTGACTGCTCCACTCCCAGAAAATATTTGTAAGTGTATAACAACTGCTTAAGTCAGTTATCCACTGTTGTATTCTCAGtccatttaaaacaaacaaaaacaactactACTGCTGCATCTTACCTAATTACACATGGATAACAGTTGTCTATAAAAGAGGTTCCATCAAACTACAAATGTGCATCTTCCTGAAGTACATCAGTCTTGTTCCAGCTCACTTGCTCCAGTAGATTGTTGAAGGAACTGTGCCAAAATAAGTTGGTCCATATACATAAGAAACTATAAACATAAGAAGCAAAAGTGCATTTTGTTTGACTTAAAAGTCTTGTTCAAGGTTACTGGAACTGTGCCAAGGATAgttgtctatatatatatatatatatatatatatatatatatatatatatatatatatatatatatatatatatatatatatatatatataaatatatggaacACCAGAACTGCAGAACTCCAAAAGTGCTTTCTGTTTTACGTTTCTGTCTTTTTCAAGCTCATTACTCCAAAAGCTTGTTTTTGAATAACTGTGCCTTGGATGACAACCTCATTTAGATTTAGAAACATCTTCTGCGAGACATCAAAAGTGCTTTTGAGCTCTGATGGGTAACTCAGGTTCAAACAGTATTTaagcagccatatcaccctgtagcccaaggttgtccactgaagctaagcagggctaagccaggttagtacctggatgggagacctcctggggaaactaggttgctgctggaagaggtgttagtgaggccagaaggggtgctcaccctgtggtctgtgtgggccctaacaccccagtatagtgatggggacactatactgtcaaaaagcaccgtccttcggatgagacgttaaactgAGGTCCTAACTCTCTGTGGTCGTTAAAAATCgcaggatgtccttcgaaaagagtaggggtgtaaccccaaaatcctggccaaatttgcccatTGTCCTCTGACCATGGCCTTCTAATCATCCCCATatactgattggcttcatcGCTCTGTCTTCTCTCCACCAATAAGCAGGTGTGTGGTGGGTGTTTTGGTGCAATATAGCTGCTGtcacatcatccaggtggatgctgcacattggtggtggttgaggagattccacCTTCAATATGAAAAGCACTTTGAGTGTCcagaaaagcactatataaatgtaaggaattattattattattagtattagtattagtagtattagtagtagtagtagtagtccaAATAGAATAGCACAAGCCTGTGCAATGCTACTCAAGGACACCAATTTTGTGTGGGTCATCTTCAGGCAGCGCTAACTCCTTCAGTATGACATACACCGTTTGCTCCATGTTAC
Proteins encoded in this window:
- the LOC137004908 gene encoding olfactory receptor 52K2-like, which codes for MKDLSAENISFTDFKLIGFYSLGEWRPFLFVPFFLMFLLAITANSILIYLITSQKSLHSPMYVLIGLMAVVDLILPIFFVPNMLLNFLFNWSGISLTGCLIQMFFLHFVGTFQSTLLLWMALDRYFAICKPLYYHKYMEIPNFLKYVAVPLIRNVILVVITVSLAGKLSFCVTNSIDHCFCEHMALVQLACGDISINNIAGLLTAFLIPTADFILINVSYILIFTSVFKSGKTKTKALNTCVTHFIVMSFTLTFALIAFLSYRIRNNFSPSSRVFVSTMYLLFPSCFNPIIYGVRTKEIRQAFLKFIKTAKVLALQ